A stretch of Pseudochaenichthys georgianus chromosome 2, fPseGeo1.2, whole genome shotgun sequence DNA encodes these proteins:
- the LOC117460246 gene encoding semaphorin-5B-like, giving the protein MGESGWGVRSLSPCGLLLVVCASVCLCQQPNVKPAECSRKEHPVVSHQALRPWMFEFSHPGVKDYSQLAVDLSRNQLIVGARNFLFTLSLSNVSLIQATEWAPDEDTKRSCQSKGKSEEECQNYVRVLLISGMTLFTCGTNAFTPVCMTRQVGNVSVVLDTVNGVARCPYDPRHNSTAMVTERGELYAATVIDFSGRDPVIYRSLGNMPPLRSAQYNSKWLNEPHFVSVYEIGRFTYFFLRETAVENDCGKVVFSRVARVCKNDMGGRFLLEDTWTTFMKARLNCSRSGEIPFYYNELQSTFYLPEQDLIYGIFTTNVNSISASAVCAFNLSAVTQAFNGPFRYQENPRTAWLSTPNPIPNFQCGTLEEGGPGGNLTERSLQDAQRLYLMNDVVQPLTVNPLLTQDNLRLSKLVVDIVQGRETLYHVMYIGTEYGTILKTLSTSNKSLQGCYLEELRLLPPGKIGPIKSLQILHSDRSLIVGLDDRLVKIPLERCSSYPSEVHCLEARDPYCGWDLKQKRCTTIEGSANMNQWTQNITQCPVRNLTQDGGFGTWAPWQPCNHDDGEGSVSSCVCRSRSCDGPLARCGGVECKGPTIQVANCSRNGGWTPWSSWGQCSSSCGIGFEVRQRSCNNPSPRHEGRVCVGQGREERLCNEKKPCPLPVSWTAWGPWAHCSAECGGGVHSRTRTCENGNSCPGCSMEYKACNLEACPEVRRNTPWTPWMPVNVSQDGARQEQRFRYTCRALLPDPQQLQLGKKKLETRFCPNDGSGACQTDSLVEDLVKTIGRTPSQPQGVRWGLWETWSSCSQPCSRGFRTRKRSCSTSEGRTNPSACVGSPVEYQDCNTEPCPVSGSWSCWSSWSQCSASCGGGHYQRTRTCSNPPPTSGGDICIGLHTEEALCNTHTCEDWGEWTVWGDCDEGLQHRTRHCGEDQGLEGGLCQGNITQARPCQPHEVPVILPGQEEQSCGTFTLFQLVAVGSASFFAAALLSALAYSYCYQLNRASAESAVIHPSTPNHLTYNKQGNATPKNEKYIPMEFKTLNKNNLHVNDETCNHFPSPLPASNMFATTYYPPSLGKYDFHPDSPCRTYLHS; this is encoded by the exons ATGGGTGAGTCAGGGTGGGGGGTGCGGTCCCTCTCCCCCTGTGGCCTGCTGCTGGTCGTCTGtgcgtccgtctgtctgtgccAGCAGCCCAACGTGAAGCCAGCGGAGTGCAGCAGGAAGGAGCATCCTGTCGTCTCTCACCAAG CGCTGAGGCCGTGGATGTTCGAGTTCTCCCATCCAGGAGTGAAGGATTACTCCCAGCTGGCTGTGGACCTGAGCAGGAACCAGCTGATTGTGGGAGCCAG AAACTTCCTCTTCACACTGAGTTTGAGCAACGTCTCGCTCATCCAG GCGACAGAATGGGCACCGGATGAAGACACAAAGCGCTCATGTCAGAGCAAAGGGAAATCagag GAGGAGTGTCAGAACTACGTCCGGGTTTTGTTGATCAGCGGGATGACGCTCTTCACCTGCGGCACTAATGCTTTCACCCCCGTCTGCATGACCAGGCAG GTGGGTAACGTCAGTGTGGTGTTGGACACGGTGAACGGTGTCGCCCGGTGTCCGTACGACCCGCGGCACAACTCCACCGCCATGGTGACGGAGCGAGGCGAGCTGTACGCCGCCACGGTGATCGACTTCTCGGGACGCGACCCCGTCATCTACAGGAGCCTCGGGAACATGCCGCCTCTACGCAGCGCTCAGTACAACTCCAAATGGCTCAACG AGCCTCACTTCGTGTCGGTTTATGAGATCGGTCGGTTCACCTATTTCTTCCTGAGAGAAACAGCGGTGGAGAACGACTGTGGGAAGGTCGTGTTTTCTCGCGTGGCTCGGGTCTGTAAGAACGACATGGGGGGTCGTTTCCTGTTAGAGGACACGTGGACCACCTTCATGAAAGCCCGACTCAACTGCTCTCGctctggagaaatcccgttTTACTACAACGAGCTGCAGAGCACCTTCTACCTCCCCGAGCAGGACCTGATCTACGGCATCTTCACCACCAATGT GAACAGCATATCAGCTTCTGCCGTGTGCGCCTTCAACCTGAGCGCCGTCACTCAGGCCTTCAACGGGCCGTTTCGTTACCAGGAGAACCCCCGCACCGCCTGGCTCTCAACCCCAAACCCCATACCCAACTTTCAG TGTGGGACGCTGGAGGAGGGCGGCCCGGGGGGGAACCTGACGGAGCGCAGCCTGCAGGACGCCCAGCGGCTCTACCTCATGAACGACGTGGTGCAGCCGCTCACCGtcaaccctctgctcactcagGACAACCTGCGCCTCTCCAAGCTAGTGGTGGACATCGTGCAGGGCCGAGAAACCCTCTACCACGTCATGTACATCGGAACAG AATACGGCACCATCCTGAAGACTCTCTCCACATCCAATAAAAGTCTCCAAGGCTGCTACCTGGAGGAACTCAGGCTCCTCCCCCCGGGGAAGATCGGACCAATCAAGAGCCTGCAAATCCTCCACAGTGACAGGTCTCTGATTGTTGGGCTGGACGACAGACTGGTGAAGATCCCGTTAGAGCGCTGCTCCAGCTATCCAAGTGAAGT TCACTGCTTGGAAGCTCGGGACCCGTACTGCGGCTGGGATCTCAAACAGAAACGCTGCACCACCATCGAGGGGAGCGCCAACATGAACCAGTGGACCCAAAACATCACCCAGTGCCca GTGAGGAACCTGACCCAGGATGGAGGTTTTGGTACGTGGGCGCCGTGGCAGCCTTGTAACCACGATGATGGCGAGGGATCCgtcagcagctgtgtgtgtcggtCTCGCTCGTGTGACGGACCTTTGGCCCGGTGTGGCGGCGTCGAGTGTAAAGGACCGACCATCCAGGTGGCAAACTGCTCCAG GAATGGCGGCTGGACCCCCTGGTCCTCGTGGGGTcagtgcagcagcagctgtGGGATCGGGTTTGAAGTCAGGCAGCGCTCCTGCAACAACCCCTCGCCTCGACACGAGGGGCGAGTGTGTGTGGGCCAGGGGCGAGAGGAGAG gCTGTGCAATGAGAAGAAGCCGTGTCCCCTGCCGGTGTCGTGGACGGCGTGGGGCCCCTGGGCTCACTGCAGCGCTGAGTGTGGAGGGGGGGTCCACTCCAGAACCAGAACCTGTGAGAACGGCAACAGCTGTCCTGGATGTTCAATG GAGTATAAGGCCTGTAACCTGGAGGCGTGTCCTGAGGTGCGGCGTAACACCCCCTGGACCCCCTGGATGCCGGTGAACGTGAGTCAGGACGGGGCGCGGCAGGAGCAGAGGTTCAGGTACACCTGCCGTGCGCTGCTGCCCGACCCCCAGCAGCTGCAGCTgggcaagaagaagctggaGACCCGGTTCTGCCCCAACGACGGGTCCGGAGCCTGCCAGACGGACT CTCTGGTCGAAGACTTGGTGAAGACTATCGGGCGAACTCCATCTCAGCCCCAAGGTGTGCgctggggattgtgggaaacgtgGTCCAGCTGTTCTCAGCCGTGTTCCAGAGGCTTTAGGACCCGGAAACGAAGCTGCTCCACATCAGAGGGCCGGACCAACCCCAGCGCCTGCGTGGGATCACCTGTGGAGTATCAGGACTGTAACACCGAGCCCTGCCCAG tgagTGGGTCCTGGTCCTGCTGGTCGTCCTGGTCCCAGTGCTCGGCCAGCTGTGGGGGGGGGCACTACCAGCGGACTCGGACCTGCAGCAACCCCCCCCCTACCAGCGGAGGAGACATCTGCATCGGCCTGCACACTGAAGAGGCgctctgcaacacacacacctgtgaaG ATTGGGGTGAGTGGACGGTTTGGGGGGACTGTGACGAGGGTCTGCAGCATCGTACCCGTCACTGTGGGGAGGACCAGGGGCTCGAGGGCGGTCTCTGCCAGGGGAACATCACCCAGGCCCGGCCCTGCCAGCCTCACGAAGTCCCCG TTATTTTACCTGGGCAGGAGGAGCAGAGCTGTGGAA CCTTCACTTTGTTCCAGCTAGTCGCCGTGGGCTCAGCCAGTTTCTTTGCGGCGGCGTTGCTCTCGGCTCTGGCCTACAGCTACTGCTACCAACTGAACCGAGCGTCCGCAGAGTCCGCCGTCATCCACCCCAGCACCCCCAACCACCTGACCTACAACAAGCAGGGCAACGCCACGCCAAAGAACGAGAAGTACATCCCCATGGAGTTCAAG ACGTTAAACAAGAACAATCTCCACGTGAACGACGAGACGTGCAACCATTTCCCCTCCCCGCTGCCCGCCAGCAACATGTTCGCCACCACCTACTACCCCCCCAGCCTGGGCAAGTACGACTTCCACCCAGACTCGCCCTGCAGGACCTACCTGCACAGCTGA